In the Balaenoptera musculus isolate JJ_BM4_2016_0621 chromosome 20, mBalMus1.pri.v3, whole genome shotgun sequence genome, TGGTTGTGCCACTACACCAGTTCGGTTGGAAAACTGCAGAAATTTCCGGCCCTCTACCCCAACCCATCCCCTATTTGGGAAAAGACCAAATGAACTATATGCAAAAATCTTTGGTTGAAATAACACCTTAGGTAACGGGGTGAGAAAGAGGAACAGGTCCTCCCAAAGGACTGCAGGTGAGAGCCTTCCCCTTTCTCCCACTCTCTAGAAGCCTGAATCCAGTCTAACTCACCTTTCTCTCGGCAACACCCTCTTGCACCACAGGTGTCTAGGGCATAGGTGGCCTAGTTATTTAGGCGGAGACCTAAGCTTCTACCTCCAGACTTTGGCCAAGCAGGAGCCACGTATGAGGACAGAGCACACAGGTCCTGTGACTGGAGGCACTGGCGAGGTGATGCACGTGTGCGCACACGTACACACATTCAGAGACACCCAGAACAGTCCAAAAGTGAGGCCACAGTGTGGTGACCACAGGGCTTGACCTCAGCCCTGGATTCTCATCTAGGCTTTGCCAGGCAAATCGCCTAGCCTCTCAGCCTGGTCTTCCTCTGTCGAGTGGTCTTCAGTTTGCCTCCCAGACCCACCTGCCACCCCTGGCCTGCTCTGTGTCTTAGGACGCCAGCCTCTGGGCCGTAGTAGGGTTTCTCAGCTGCAGCACTACTGTTACTTAGGGCCAGATAGTTGCTTGTTGCAGGGGCTGTCTTGTGCGTTGTAGGATGATCAGCAGCCGCCCTGGCTTCTGCCCACTCGTGGCACTCATGCTTTCCTAgcgacaaccaaaaatgtctccagaccaGGACAGTTGACCTGCCTcctgctgagaaccactggtaggaggtggggtggggtttgGGATCTGCAGGCAGGTGTTCCCCAGGCTCCTCCCCACGGTCTCCCGTATTTGAGCCGTGTTCAGGCCTGAAAGTGATGACAGCTCGGTTTCTACCGGTCCCAATACAGCCCCACATCTGTGGTCCCCCCATGCCCGGCCTAAGCCTTTCTGAACATCCCTAGTAAGGAAACCTGATGAGTTCCCTCTCCATTTCCCATCTACCTTGACTGATAGAACACCACCTCCATCAAGGTATAATATTCAAATAAAGTAGTAAGTGAAGCAGTATAAGTGCTTGGGGTGTCCTCGTACATGGCCCCCCTGTGGGTTTCATCCTTGGGGGGATAAAGCCGGTGCTGCCGGTGGGTGtggagccgggggtggggggggaggagcagttcttcccagcaccacccctacccccacctaCCTCTCTGTCAGGTAGCTGATGAAGTCTGGATGGAGTAGCTTGAATTTGCTGGCGGAGGCTTCTGGTCCAAAATAGGTCTGAGGCCTAGGACCCACGATAGAAATGGACAGAGCGGCCGGTGCCGTCGTACGGCCCGTTggggagtgaggagaggggaaaggCACCGGGACGGTGGCGGTGTGTGGACCGGTAGGAGCGGGGCTGGGCGTAGTAGCGGGAGAAGGGGGTGTAGAAGGTGGCGGGCAGCACCGTGGGGACCACGTGCGGCTTCCCGCCCACCAGGACCTCCAAGGGCGGGGTGTACGTGAGAGAGGAGGGGGGTGTGAACAGAGCGGGAGGAGTCGGGTAGGAGCAGTTGAccgggtggtggggagggggtgggaggagagggaagtaGAGAGACGCAGGGGGGGCGCGCTCTCGGttctgggaggggcaggggaaggagcaggggaAGCACTGGTTTTGGGGGAGTGGTGAGGTAGGAGGCTGGAAGAAGGGGGGCTCCTTCAGGAAGCGGGGCACATAGGGGGCGATGTAGAGCGGGATGCCCCGAATGGGCCCGATGTAGGAAGCCGAGGGTGCAGGGCTGTGGGATGGGGACTGGGCGCCGGGCACAGGGGGGGTTTGGGAAGAGTTtcgagagagagattttaagccAGATTGGGAGGGAGATTTGGAGGTGGGTGGAGTGACGTTTTGGGCAGACCCTCGAGGCTGGACGTGAGGGCTAGGGGTCAGGGAGGAAGCCCGGGAAGAGGGCTGTGAGGCATTTGGGGTGGCAGGGTGAGAGGGGGGACGGGAGGAAGACCCCCGGGTGGGGGACGCGGAAGGGGCTGAGCCACCGGCGCTGGCGTAGGGCTGCTGGTTGGTGTGGTTGGATCGGGACTGGGTAGGGGACTGGGTAGGGGACGGATtaggggtaggggagggggagCTCATTGGTGTTGGGGAGGCTTATGTCCGCCCGATGTCTTTGAGCCAGCCCCGCCAAGAGCCAGTCCCGCCCCGGGTCACAAAGCCCACCCTCATGACCAGGTGCAGCATTGTGAGCTCTTGCAAGGGATTGTTAGGTAATCACGAGGGGGGTGGGGCACAGGGCAGGGCTGGTGGAGCCAGCCTGGCCTCTGAGGGCTTAACCCCCAAGGAGGCCTCAGAAGCTGCTCTTTCACGGTGGGTGAGATGTCCTGGGGCCACCGATATAGGAGGCGGGTCTTTGTCACGGGGGTGGCGCAGATTTCTAAGAACCTGACTCAGGGACAAGAAATTGTCTCAGCACCACAGGGAGAAGGTTTAGATGAGGCCAGGACATGGTTCAAAAGAGCCGGACACAGGCCTGCTGCCCAGGAAGGTGGGGGAGAAAAGACAGAGGGCCCTTTGTTCCCACTTCGCCGGACACTGGACCCACGTCGCCTGCTCTCCCATTTCATGGGCAGTCTTGGGAGGGTGCCCGCCAGGAGGAATGGAATGGATACTGGCCCCCACTCTTGGTTTCCAGACACAGTGTGCTCAAACAGGACAGCAGAGCCAGCTGTGGACAGGTCCTGCGGCGGCCACTGGCTGGGTGGCTGGGTTGTTTGTGGGGACAGCAGCCTGAAGCTGAGGGGCCAGGCCTGCCTGCTCAGAAAGGAGCCCCTTGAACCTACAGTCCGCCTTGTCAGGAGGGTCCCTGGGGACCAGCAGCGTTACCTAGGCTTTCCTGGGGGTAGGAAAAAAGAGCTTATTCTTCTAATGCTCTGTTGAATtcttggggattttcttgccgCCTTCACCCACCTTTCCCATCCGACAGTGGACCCTGGGAGCATTACCATGCCCTGCCCCCTGCTTGGCTGCTCACCTGTCCCCTTTATCGGTGCCCTCAGGGACAGGCACACCTAGAATGGCCGATCTCAGCATCACGTAGTCGCGGATGTCTGAGGGGATGAAGATATAGCGCAGGTCCTGTCGGAGTGACAGAGAAACAGCCGCAGTGGGAACGAGACCACGCCAAGATCCTGCTCAGAGTGGACGGCTCTGCACCCAGTCTGTGCCCTGACGGGAGCATTTCCCTTTTATGCCTGTAATTCCCGCTTTCAGGTACCCTGCTGGTTTCAGTACTCAAATCCTTTGATACTCTTCCCTTCAAGAAGCGATGCTTAATTGCcatccccttgagtgtgggctggacttcGTGACTAATGAACAAAATTTTCCTAATGCGTAGAAAAAAGTGGAAGTAAGGAAGGGTATGTGACCTTGGAAAGTGGGTCATACAAGGCACTGGAGCTTCCTTGCTCTCTGGGATCGCTCACCTGGGGGGAGCAGGGGCTGTGAGGGAGCTATCTCAGCTCTGGCCGGAGGCAGGCCTGAGGACTGCAGCCCCTGCCAATCCTGACTGGGAGACCCTGAGCCAAAACCACTCCGCTGAgctgctcctgaattcctgacccatgaAAACTGTGAGATGATCAGTGCTTGTTGTTTAAAGCTACTAGGTTTGGGGGTAGTTTGTCATGCAGTTATAGATAATGCCTACAGGTTCTGTGGCTACACCAGAAATGGAGCTGTCCCATTTTGTTCTGTCACGAGCTGAAAGAGGCCTCGGTGCACAGACACTGTGGCTAGGACACCGCTGAATTCCCTGGTCAGAGGAGGAAGCGTCTAGAAACTCAAACCACTCCTATTGAGCATCCCAGAACCCTTATCCTGGGACCTCCCCGCTGCATGTGGTAACCAGCCCACTCTAGAAGGGAAGCACCAGTGTGTTAACAGCAACTAGCTGTGGTTGAAAGAACCTGGAAGCGGCAGACAGACTCAGATTGCAGTTCTCCTGCTCCGAAGCTGGGGCTCTGGGCATGTTTTCCTCAACtgctctgaacctcagcttcctgcACGGTCTGCTGTGAGCCCTCAGGAGGGCACACATCATTCTTCCAGTGGGCAGCGTGAGAAACGGAAACAACCCTAGCACTGCGGTCAGAGGGGCCTGGATTTTGATGATTCTGGCTGGGTGGTGGCCTTGGACACACTGCCCTCTGGAAAGGGGCTGCTGTGATGCCTGTATCCGGCGCTGGGAAGGGGGGAGGCGCTCAGTAAATACCCTCCCACTGTGTGTAGCGTGAGCTCTGGGTGGGGGGgagtctggatttgaatccagcccCACCGCTGCTTTACTGACTGAAGGGGCCCTGAGCCTTAGTCTCCTCACCAGTAAGAGAGGGCTGGCGTGGCCTCTGTAAGTGCCTGGCACTCCATAGGCTTTCAGTCAATATTACCCATTCGTGTTCCACCCCAGAGTTGTCCTGAGCCACCTGAAACCACAGGGCGCCCCTGCCCAGATCCACCCCTTCAGTGGCTCCATTGCGGGGGCCCAAGACCCTGGCACAGCCTCTCTATGCCCTGGGCTGGGGCTTGGGAACCCTGTGGCCCACCCCTCAGACGCAGGTTGGGAAACAGTGGCACCGACTGTCAGTGACAACGGTGTGCCCATGAGCGGCCTCACCTGTCCCTGCGGCACAGAGGTGAAGCCCAGGTTTGAGTAGGAGATGAGGGAGTTCTTCATTGTATTTACAGTGAAACCGTAGAAGGAGGTCTTGGTGCCCACGTCATTCTCAAAGCCTTTGATCACAGCACCATTGAGTCTGGTCCAAACAGAGGCCCATCAGCCTGCGTGTGGCTACACGATGCTGCGTGTTTACTTCCATCCCCAGGGGGCCTTGCCTGTCCCTGTTCCATCCCCAGGGTTCTGTCGCGCCCTCTGCCCACAGCAGCCCCAGTGCCCGATCACTAGCCCTATCCCCACAACTCGGGACCTGAAGGGATGCCCTGTGAAGTGGACAAAGCTGACCCTGGCAGCTCCTTCCTCCTGGGTCCCCTTAGCCGACCACACCCTCACTCATCTTCAGGGCCTGTTTCCGTAATGCCTTTGTCCGTGCCTGTCTGCCCATTACAAGTGCTGAGCTGCCTGAGGCCACTGCTGCCttggcccctgccctcacctgTGGTGCTCCCCCGGGGGCTGGCTGGGGACCAgctcctctcctgcttcctccctggcCCCTGTCCCACATACCTGAACACGTAGTCATGGGCATCGATGTTCTGACCCTGGCGGGAACCATTCAGAATGCCTCCGTTACCCACCACGGCACACCGGATGCAGCCCGGAAGCAGCTCCCTGGAGACGGTAAACAGCCTGGTGCTCTCAGAGCCATTCAGGAGGCTCAGGGTGGAGGCGATGGCTGTGGGTGTGGGACAGGGTGGGGCACCACGAGGGGTCACATGGGTCATTGGGGCCTTCCCAAGACTTCCTGGCTCCCCCCACCTGCCCGAGGCCTGACACCAGCCCCTCTCCAGAGGCACAGAGGGTGGAGGACAGTGAAATGCCAGTGGGAAGAGGGTGGTGGAGCAGGGGGTTTGGCTGTGCCCTCAGTCATCTCAAAGCACTCAGATACCAGTCCTCCCAGGACCGTGTGTATTCCCAAAGAAAATAATCGGAGGCATGGTGGGGTGAGGGGCATATTTAACGTGGAGGGGGCTCTGGGCGGTTTCCCACAGCAGCAACCATCCGCAGGCTGTTTGAGACCCCACAGCCACTGTCCTCGGCCACCTTTGGACACTGGCATCTTtcacaccagggaagccccaggatggTGAGAGCCGCTTGCAGGGGCAGCCGGGGCCATCTCCTGGACCCTGTGGTGCTTGTAGagatggctggggtgggggtgggggaggagtgaaAGCTTATAGAGTGCCAGCCCAGTGCATAGAGAGGCTGTGCCAGGGTCTGTGCCAGGGAAGTCAGGAGTCGCACAGCAGGGGTATCGAGCCCTGAGGCCCGCCtgggaggaagaggcagggggTCCACATCTTGGTGCTGTGAGGGAGGAGAGGCCCATTCTGCACCAAGGCCAAAAGCAGGAGCAATGGACTAGTTGAGGGCAGAGGGCTGCAGGTTACCTTGGCTGGAGAGCCCCTGCCAGCCATAGGGGGCTTTGTGCCGGCTCAGGCTGTCCCAGAGCTCCTGGGTGAAGAGGTTCCCTGACAGCAGCACTGGAATGGAGAGATCAAACAGATCCCGGAAGTGAGGGTGCCGTCGAATGGCGAGAGAAAGTGAGTGTCGACAGGGCAGGTTCTGTGggtgagaagagaagagggctgTTTCTGGGGGTTGGGGTGCGTAGGAGCCACCAGAGGGCTGGGAGGAAGTGCTGCCCTTCTCCCTCCAGACTTGGGCAACCCCCAGATCTGCAGGCCCAGGTGGCCTGTAGTGCAGCAGCCCAGTGGGGGTGAGAGAGCTTTCTGGATTTACCCTGCCCAGCCCTTCTCCTGGGTTCCACATCTCTCAGGCCTGATGGCTCTGGCCTCCTACAATTTCACCTCACACTTGGGGGGAACTTTGAGGCAGTTTCCCACAAATGGGTAAGACCTGCCTGCCCTGTGGTGGAGGAGGTCCAGCCTGGGCTTAGGAATCCGTCAGCCTGgatccaaatcccagctctggcagTCCTTGCCGTAGGATTCACGTGGAACGGGCTGCTGGGAAGATTTATGACATGTTTCTGCCAGTCGGTGCCTATACTGAATTGAAGAGTGTCCCCTCCCCCAATTCATGTCtgcccagaacctcagaatgtgaccttatttggaaatagggtctttgcagatgtaattggtaagatgaggtcatactgtattaaggtgggccctaaattcaatgaGTGGTATCCTCATAAGAAGGCATGTGCTAATGGGGGCAGAGATTGAGTGATGCAGTTACAAGCCAAGAAACACCTGGAGCCTCCAGACGCTGTAAGAGGCCAGGagggattcttccctagagccttcagagggaggctggccctgctgacaccttgatttcagacatctgccctctagaactgtgagagaatccatttctcttgttttaagccacccagtttgtggtagtttgttccAGCTGCCATAGAAAGCCCTCCAGGGCCTCTGCACACAGCGACCTTGAAGGAGGGCAGTGTACCAAAAAGGCCTCAGCTCCATCTGCCTGCAGCCCCCATGTCAGAATCCTGAACAGCCTGGGCTTGGGTGGAGCTGTTCTTCCCACTGAAGGGGGCTCTTTGTTAAGCCGTTGGTTTGATCAAAGGACAATGCAGGAAAGAGCTGTACAGTCATTTCTGCTATTATGTGACATATGAGTGCTTAAAAACCATTATGCAAAATTGTGCAACCAAAACCACAGGGCTTTTGGGAAAAGGGATTAGCAGCGCAACACTCAAAAACTTGATCAGTGATGCATAAAATAAGGAAGAACGTAGGTAAGATAGAAGCAGTTGTACACACATTCGCTGGTTAAGAAATATATAAGTACTACTAAAACTATGGCACTTGACCTTGGAAAAGACTTGACATTTGCTTGGGGATGTGGGTGTCGGAAGGGTGGCAGCTTGGGAGTTTTCGTGAAGTGGTGGAAAGCCGGTTATAACATATGCGATGAAGCAGATGGCTATCTGAAGTGTGCGTTGTGTGTGCCTTTTGTGTATTCCTACATGGCTCCCTTTGGTTGAGTGTGGTTTTCTGCATTTACCAGTGTTCTTGCTGACAAAATCACTGATAAACACACACGAAATTTGGATTATGCTCATATTGTTTACTAATATAGCAGTCTTTATGGAACAAATTCATGTTTTCAAAGCAAGCATTAAGCCGAACTGACAGCACTAATTTCACTACTATTCGGTTTATCATAGGGATGTTTTCCAGGGCCTTCTTTACGAGGCTCCAAGAGAAAAATCTTCAGGTCTCTGTATCTGGAAAGGCTGCACTTTCCTTGGGCAACTGGCTTGCTTTTTATCTCATGGACAGGGTGGCAAACTTTCCTTCTTTGCTGTGGCCACTAGGAAGCTAAGAGCCGGATATACAGCCCATCTCTTACACCCGGTGGCATATTTTTCATGCACTTATCTGACGTTGTCTACTTTTCctccctttatttttcctttacctgcttcttcattttattcttcttttttttttttgccatgtcaTATGTGTCCGAAAGCCAcctcaaatcctttttttaaatgaggtgggGAAATATGTCAATTAGCACCAAGCAGCTCAAGGTGAAAAGGACTTTAGGAAAAGTAAAGGTGACCTGACCAAGCGCTTATAAGACCCTTGAGGCCTCTCTTCAGCCCGCTGGCCAAGTGTCCACCAGGCCTCTGTTCTCAGGAAGGGGTCCCCATCACCTGTGCAGGGCTGCTTACTCTGTCTCTGACCGCTCAGCAGTCACTAAGTCTTGCATGGGGTGAAATCTTGCTCCCTGAGGCTTCAGTTAACAATTTCCAGTCTCTCGGGCGTTAAAAACAACTCTTAAACCCGAATCAAGCCAGAATTACCCAGTCATCACCCCTCCCAACCGCAGCACGCAGAGGGGGAGAGGCCGTATTGCTCAGTGGTTCAGAGCCAGGCTCTGGGGTCGAATGAGAGGCTCGAACCCCTGTACCACCTCTTCTCCATGAGTGaccttaacctttctgtgcctcattttactcatctgtaaaactgccTCACAGGCTTGCAATGAGGCTTAAGTGAGAGAACTCACGTAAAATGCTTGAGACGGCCTTTCAGGCCACAGTCAGCGTGATCTGTTACAGAGCAGGGCCCGGAAGTTCTCAAACATCTTCCCAGGGCTTGGTGTTTACTTCATGGTGAGCAGTTTAAATGTGACTTTTACAGTCAAAAGACATTTTGAGGAGTAGAATGTAAAAGtcacaggactttttttttttttttttagttgttaagcagtttaaattttattgacctggttttttaaaaaaagttaaatttaaggTCACACCTCTAAGTTCGATGCATTATATACAGATCGTGCAGAGTATGACTATGAAGAGATACAAATTAGTCCACGCCGAAAAAGGTTTACTAGGGTACAGAATCATTttcataaatacatataaaattcttGTGAGGATAGAAGAGGACTGACTCTTCAGGTTTTCTGAGACACTTTTCAAAGTGACTCAAGGCACAAAATGTGCACTATTGAGTCACAGGACTTTTAAAGATAAATCAAGACTTCCCAGAACTTTTCAGCTGGCTACACCCCAAGGAGTAAATATGGAGTCACCCTTCTCTGCTGTTGGGGTGCAGGGAACCCCAGTGGTCAGGTCTGAGGAGCCCTGACTGGCTGGCCGCTCAGTTCTGTGCTTCCTTTGGGGGaatggtgggggggtgggttCCAGAGTGCTCCCGCCCAGCAGGCTCATGAGAATGTTCTCATTCGTGCTTTTCTTACCCCTTTTCCCTGAGTGCTAACTTGAGAATGTGAGAAACCGCCACAGGGTAGCTGGCCCCAGTACCTTTCTCGTCCTAGAATTCGATGCCTTGGGTCCAAAGAAAGCTCGAGACGATGTGATGTTCCTGGGGGAGAAGGCAGAAGTAAAGCAGGGGTCTCACCTGCCCCTGGAACCTGCTGTCTAGCTCTGTTAGCTCTGGGGGCTGACAGTCCATCAGGGTCTGATTGTTTCTTCTGTGCTCTGATTCttgccca is a window encoding:
- the ST6GALNAC2 gene encoding alpha-N-acetylgalactosaminide alpha-2,6-sialyltransferase 2 isoform X1, with translation MGLPRGPLFGLLLLFAVVCSGILVALYSSAVESYLGPLTGARNITSSRAFFGPKASNSRTRKNLPCRHSLSLAIRRHPHFRDLFDLSIPVLLSGNLFTQELWDSLSRHKAPYGWQGLSSQAIASTLSLLNGSESTRLFTVSRELLPGCIRCAVVGNGGILNGSRQGQNIDAHDYVFRLNGAVIKGFENDVGTKTSFYGFTVNTMKNSLISYSNLGFTSVPQGQDLRYIFIPSDIRDYVMLRSAILGVPVPEGTDKGDRPQTYFGPEASASKFKLLHPDFISYLTERFLKSKWINTKFRDLYMPSTGALMLLTALHACDQVSAYGFITSNYQKFSDHYFERVKKPLIFYVNHDLSLEATLWKDLHKAGILWLYQR
- the ST6GALNAC2 gene encoding alpha-N-acetylgalactosaminide alpha-2,6-sialyltransferase 2 isoform X2, encoding MGLPRGPLFGLLLLFAVVCSGILVALYSSAVESYLGPLTGARNITSSRAFFGPKASNSRTRKNLPCRHSLSLAIRRHPHFRDLFDLSIPVLLSGNLFTQELWDSLSRHKAPYGWQGLSSQAIASTLSLLNGSESTRLFTVSRELLPGCIRCAVVGNGGILNGSRQGQNIDAHDYVFRLNGAVIKGFENDVGTKTSFYGFTVNTMKNSLISYSNLGFTSVPQGQDLRYIFIPSDIRDYVMLRSAILGVPVPEGTDKGDRFLKSKWINTKFRDLYMPSTGALMLLTALHACDQVSAYGFITSNYQKFSDHYFERVKKPLIFYVNHDLSLEATLWKDLHKAGILWLYQR